A window of Hymenobacter aerilatus contains these coding sequences:
- a CDS encoding energy transducer TonB, protein MTTNNVYSPKTRTQRWLPVGALVLLAQAGYAQMSFNRWEGGTSSPTDTPARRPAKRAAATADAPSTAASTATPEAARRTSPAVAAYSKPLRRGLGQRVRTSAYSAPDAEFYRYAWQHLRYPATALQAGLSGQVLVRLNVNSAGDVIDSEVLSTDIQQNSNGKQAAASAGKAAMRQSAEDLLWGLRFEPATGTTQEDVPVRYVIQ, encoded by the coding sequence ATGACAACAAACAACGTTTACTCTCCCAAGACCCGTACCCAGCGCTGGTTGCCAGTAGGCGCGCTGGTGTTGCTGGCTCAGGCCGGTTACGCGCAAATGTCTTTCAACCGCTGGGAAGGTGGCACCAGCAGCCCAACCGATACGCCCGCTCGGCGCCCGGCTAAGCGTGCTGCGGCCACGGCCGATGCCCCATCAACGGCGGCAAGCACCGCTACCCCCGAGGCGGCTCGGCGTACGTCGCCGGCCGTAGCAGCCTACTCCAAGCCCCTGCGGCGCGGCCTAGGGCAGCGCGTGCGGACCAGTGCCTATAGCGCCCCCGATGCGGAGTTCTACCGTTACGCGTGGCAGCACCTGCGCTATCCCGCCACGGCCTTGCAGGCAGGACTATCGGGACAGGTGCTGGTGCGCCTCAACGTCAACTCGGCTGGAGATGTAATTGATTCTGAGGTATTGAGTACTGATATCCAGCAGAATAGCAACGGTAAGCAAGCGGCCGCGTCGGCTGGTAAGGCTGCTATGCGTCAGAGCGCCGAGGACTTGCTGTGGGGACTGCGCTTTGAACCCGCCACGGGTACCACGCAAGAAGACGTGCCCGTGCGCTACGTTATTCAGTAG
- a CDS encoding energy transducer TonB, which translates to MKKWLYYPVIGLLTLLATAEAKAQNFNTWTADPPAPITPLRKRPKPKPKPEPVVRDTVAMEVPKVEQSRLIKRGLTQRMKEHRPLEEDNTSVEFFANNSRYPTAAAMAGAQGNVLIRLQIAPDGHVSRTSVVAVEPRPIPGYSNTVPPAAMDALANEAQRVFRMLKFEPASRTSEEELSASFSLQ; encoded by the coding sequence ATGAAGAAATGGCTTTACTACCCCGTTATTGGTTTGCTGACGTTGTTGGCTACGGCCGAAGCGAAGGCCCAGAACTTTAACACCTGGACGGCCGATCCGCCGGCTCCTATTACGCCCCTACGCAAGCGACCCAAACCGAAGCCTAAGCCCGAGCCAGTAGTGCGGGATACGGTAGCCATGGAGGTGCCGAAGGTAGAGCAGTCCAGGCTCATCAAGCGTGGCCTCACGCAGCGCATGAAGGAGCACAGGCCGCTGGAGGAAGACAATACGTCGGTGGAGTTCTTTGCTAATAACAGCCGTTACCCAACGGCAGCAGCTATGGCAGGAGCCCAAGGCAACGTACTGATTCGGCTGCAAATAGCCCCCGACGGGCACGTGAGCCGCACCTCGGTAGTGGCAGTGGAGCCCCGTCCCATCCCAGGTTATAGCAACACCGTACCGCCCGCCGCCATGGATGCACTAGCCAACGAAGCCCAGCGAGTATTCCGGATGCTGAAATTTGAGCCAGCTTCCCGTACATCAGAAGAGGAACTAAGCGCAAGCTTCTCTTTGCAATAG
- a CDS encoding aminotransferase class IV: MLLHNDHLLPAADFALALPNRGLQFNDGFFETLVWSAGAVRYLPHHLHRMRAAAVALHLPLPPALADTNALTAAVRRVAAANSLSEARVRIQLWRGGGGLYTPPVDAPTQYVATASPFQPNDQPVHQAGFARETHTFYTPLSFCKGPHALYYVRAGQERQTRGLDEVLLLDANGHVAEAVSAAVFWVKDGQLFTPTLATGCVAGVRRAHLLAVARRQDLPCQEGLFRPDQLLTAEAVFTANVAGLRPVEHLDGVALTSAAHPLLGALRRWEADEHYPPTT, encoded by the coding sequence GTGCTACTCCACAACGACCACCTGCTGCCCGCCGCTGACTTCGCCCTGGCCCTACCCAACCGAGGCCTCCAGTTTAACGACGGTTTCTTTGAGACGCTAGTCTGGTCGGCTGGTGCGGTGCGTTACTTGCCCCACCACCTGCACCGAATGCGGGCGGCTGCCGTAGCGCTGCACCTACCCTTGCCACCTGCCTTGGCCGATACCAACGCTCTGACGGCCGCCGTGCGGCGCGTGGCGGCGGCCAACTCGTTATCAGAGGCGCGGGTGCGCATTCAGCTCTGGCGCGGTGGTGGTGGCTTGTATACTCCCCCCGTGGACGCGCCTACCCAGTATGTTGCGACAGCCTCTCCCTTTCAGCCCAACGACCAACCCGTCCACCAAGCTGGTTTTGCCCGCGAGACGCACACCTTCTACACGCCCCTGTCGTTTTGCAAAGGGCCACACGCGCTCTATTACGTGCGGGCCGGGCAGGAGCGGCAAACCCGCGGCCTCGATGAAGTGCTATTGTTGGATGCCAATGGGCACGTAGCGGAGGCCGTATCGGCGGCAGTGTTTTGGGTGAAGGACGGACAGCTGTTCACACCCACTCTGGCTACGGGCTGCGTAGCGGGCGTGCGCCGGGCGCATCTGCTGGCTGTGGCCCGCCGACAGGACTTACCTTGCCAGGAAGGGTTGTTTCGGCCGGATCAGTTGCTAACTGCTGAGGCCGTCTTCACGGCCAATGTGGCCGGATTGCGCCCGGTGGAGCACCTGGATGGCGTTGCTCTGACATCGGCGGCGCATCCGTTATTGGGGGCGCTTCGCCGCTGGGAAGCCGACGAACACTACCCACCAACTACTTAA
- the dprA gene encoding DNA-processing protein DprA: MHDDTLLHEVALTLFPGIGPQLTRQLMSYGSSAKNVLHLLPGKLRKIPGVGPKAVATLTGTERTTALRRAEETLRRAEKEGVQLLFYTSKQFPKRLKQLPDAPTLLYYQGTADLNAPKTVGIVGTRQATDYGREQTEQLVRGLVPHRPLVVSGLAYGIDIFAHRAALQDGLETVGVMATGLDVLYPAAHRKTAEKMLTQGGLLTEFAFGTQPDKYNFPSRNRIIAGLSDGTVVVEAARKGGALITAELAISYDREVLALPGPLGSPASAGCHDLIKTHKAALYAEPKDLEELLNWDAALHQSGKFQAAPTYSPHDFTPEEFKLVEVLASSKEELLDNLSWKAQLPVHQVATLLLGLEFKGVVKALPGKKFVLI; this comes from the coding sequence ATGCACGACGACACCCTCCTCCACGAAGTCGCCTTGACGCTATTTCCCGGCATTGGGCCGCAGCTCACGCGGCAGCTGATGAGCTACGGCAGCTCGGCCAAGAACGTGCTGCACCTGCTGCCGGGCAAGCTGCGCAAGATTCCGGGGGTAGGGCCCAAAGCCGTGGCCACGCTTACCGGCACCGAGCGTACCACAGCTCTGCGCCGGGCCGAGGAAACCCTGCGCCGAGCCGAAAAGGAAGGCGTGCAGCTGCTGTTCTATACCAGCAAGCAATTTCCGAAGCGCCTCAAGCAGCTCCCCGACGCCCCTACCCTGCTCTACTACCAAGGCACCGCCGACTTGAACGCACCCAAAACAGTAGGCATTGTGGGCACGCGCCAGGCCACCGACTATGGCCGCGAGCAAACTGAGCAGCTGGTGCGCGGCCTGGTACCGCACCGGCCGCTGGTGGTCAGCGGCCTGGCCTACGGCATCGACATCTTTGCCCACCGCGCTGCCTTGCAGGACGGTCTGGAAACCGTGGGCGTGATGGCCACCGGGCTGGACGTGCTCTACCCCGCCGCCCACCGCAAAACCGCCGAGAAAATGCTGACGCAGGGCGGCTTGCTCACCGAGTTTGCCTTTGGTACCCAGCCCGACAAGTACAACTTCCCGTCGCGGAATCGAATTATCGCCGGCCTTTCCGACGGCACGGTGGTGGTAGAAGCCGCCCGCAAAGGCGGCGCGCTCATCACCGCTGAGCTGGCCATCAGCTACGACCGTGAAGTGCTGGCCCTACCCGGCCCCCTGGGCAGCCCCGCCTCCGCTGGCTGCCACGACCTCATCAAGACGCACAAAGCAGCCCTCTACGCCGAGCCGAAGGACCTGGAAGAATTGCTGAATTGGGATGCCGCCCTGCACCAGTCGGGCAAGTTCCAGGCCGCGCCCACCTACTCGCCCCACGATTTCACGCCGGAGGAGTTTAAGCTAGTGGAAGTGCTGGCTTCCTCTAAAGAAGAGTTGCTGGACAATCTCAGCTGGAAAGCCCAACTGCCCGTACACCAGGTAGCCACACTGCTGCTGGGCCTGGAATTCAAAGGTGTGGTAAAAGCCCTACCCGGCAAGAAATTCGTGCTTATATAG
- a CDS encoding MerR family transcriptional regulator yields MPYKEREIKKEYYTIGEVARMFDVAPSLIRFWETEFEDLSPRKNRKGNRLYTPQDIETFRTIYHLVKERGYTIPGARDLMRQRGPQLKERMEVAHSLEKVRGFLVEMKKQLDALGKQSGTPS; encoded by the coding sequence ATGCCGTACAAAGAGCGCGAGATAAAGAAAGAGTATTACACCATTGGCGAGGTGGCCCGCATGTTTGACGTGGCGCCTTCGCTGATTCGGTTCTGGGAAACAGAGTTTGAGGACCTCAGCCCGCGCAAAAACCGCAAGGGCAACCGCCTCTATACTCCCCAGGACATCGAAACCTTCCGCACTATCTATCACCTAGTGAAGGAGCGCGGCTACACCATCCCCGGCGCCCGCGACCTGATGCGCCAGCGCGGCCCCCAGCTCAAAGAGCGTATGGAGGTAGCGCATTCGCTGGAAAAAGTGCGCGGGTTTCTGGTGGAGATGAAAAAGCAGTTGGACGCACTGGGGAAGCAGTCAGGCACCCCATCTTAG
- a CDS encoding glycoside hydrolase family 53 protein, translating to MRLCATYPVSKLQLFSSFLLLLLLGFSYPSVAQTTSFSSATTTHKPKKPGKMLGADISFLPQLEARGITFTDKGQPKDAIQILKDHGFNYIRLRLFHNPAADSGYSPGKGFCDLAHTQQMAKRIKAAGLKFLLDFHYSDTWADPQKQFKPAAWQDLHGPQLEQAVHDYTRDVLLALQAQGTTPDMVQVGNEINHGMIWPDGDIHSADSVARLDNLAGLLRAGVAAVRETTPKALVMMHIALGGQNEQSVYWLDNMIRRGVTFDIIGQSYYPQWHRTIPDLQRNLTDLARRYPQDVVVVEYSALKREVNDVAFNLPRKKGLGTFIWEPLNTWEQVFDKQGKANELLPVYDEISKKYKVK from the coding sequence ATGCGCCTTTGTGCTACTTATCCGGTTTCAAAACTCCAGTTGTTCAGCAGCTTCCTGCTACTCCTGCTGCTAGGCTTCTCCTACCCTTCCGTAGCCCAGACCACCAGCTTTTCATCAGCAACAACCACGCACAAGCCGAAGAAACCCGGCAAGATGCTGGGCGCTGATATCTCCTTCCTACCCCAGCTGGAAGCCCGCGGCATCACCTTCACCGACAAAGGCCAGCCCAAAGACGCCATTCAAATTCTCAAAGACCACGGCTTCAATTACATCCGCCTACGTCTGTTTCACAACCCGGCGGCCGACAGCGGCTACTCGCCTGGCAAGGGTTTCTGTGACCTGGCGCATACCCAGCAAATGGCCAAGCGCATCAAGGCCGCGGGGCTGAAGTTTCTGCTCGACTTTCACTACAGCGACACCTGGGCCGATCCGCAGAAGCAGTTTAAGCCCGCCGCCTGGCAAGACCTGCACGGCCCCCAGCTGGAACAGGCCGTGCACGACTACACCCGCGACGTGCTGCTGGCCCTGCAAGCCCAGGGCACCACGCCCGACATGGTGCAGGTAGGCAACGAAATCAACCACGGCATGATTTGGCCCGACGGTGACATTCACAGCGCCGACAGCGTGGCCCGCCTCGACAACCTGGCCGGCCTGCTGCGCGCCGGTGTGGCGGCCGTGCGCGAAACGACGCCTAAGGCCTTAGTGATGATGCACATTGCCTTGGGTGGACAGAACGAGCAGTCGGTATATTGGCTGGACAATATGATCCGGCGCGGCGTTACGTTCGATATCATTGGCCAATCGTACTACCCGCAGTGGCATCGCACCATCCCCGACCTGCAACGCAACCTGACGGATCTGGCCCGGCGCTACCCCCAGGACGTGGTGGTAGTAGAGTACTCTGCCTTGAAGCGCGAGGTGAACGATGTAGCCTTCAACCTGCCTCGTAAGAAAGGCCTGGGCACCTTTATTTGGGAGCCACTAAACACCTGGGAACAGGTCTTCGACAAGCAAGGAAAGGCCAACGAGCTGCTACCGGTGTATGATGAAATCAGCAAAAAGTATAAAGTAAAATAG